A section of the Macaca thibetana thibetana isolate TM-01 chromosome 10, ASM2454274v1, whole genome shotgun sequence genome encodes:
- the ZNF280A gene encoding zinc finger protein 280A, with the protein MGDVFLCKEVESPKKNLRESKESDKDDEDPDLIFVGVEHVHKDAEILFVGMISNSKPVVSNILNRVTPGSNSRRRKGHFRQDPAHVWQPANHVTSMAKAIRPVFPSEGRSTDSPVTTMSSPESAYKMGSPHVVSPNSSDSLPPGTQHLVGAMFSGGGRSESSPDSKRLSTSDINSRNSKRVKLRDEIPGVHSLAVVPSDSSSIISTNTPSQGVCNSSNHVQNGATFPWADANGTAHFNLRNPERANGSDGLVITDISSLASQKKTFDPRKENPIVLLSDFYYGQHKGDGQPEQKTHTTFKCLSCVKVLKNIKFMNHMKHHLEFEKQRNDSWENHTTCQHCHRQFPTPFQLQCHIDSVHIAMGPSAVCKICELSFETDQVLLQHMKDHHKPGEMPYVCQVCHYRSSVFADVETHFRTCHENTKYLLCLFCLKLFKTAIPYMNHCWRHSRRRVLRCSKCRLQFLTLKEEIEHKTKNHQTFKKPEQLQGLPRETKVIIQASAQPGSSGVASIIVSDTDPPPSPVKTKTMATNTGDSRLPCSKDSR; encoded by the coding sequence atgGGAGATGTATTTTTGTGTAAGGAAGTGGAATCACCAAAGAAGAATTTGAGAGAATCCAAAGAAAGCGACAAAGATGATGAAGATCCAGATCTGATCTTTGTTGGGGTGGAACATGTACATAAAGACGCTGAAATTCTCTTTGTCGGGATGATTTCAAATTCAAAACCAGTCGTTTCAAACATTTTGAACAGAGTCACCCCGGGCTCAaattcaagaagaagaaaaggccaCTTCCGTCAAGATCCTGCTCACGTGTGGCAACCTGCAAATCATGTGACCTCTATGGCAAAAGCCATCAGGCCAGTTTTTCCATCTGAGGGGAGATCTACAGATAGTCCTGTCACTACGATGTCTTCACCTGAATCTGCTTATAAAATGGGCTCACCACACGTTGTTTCTCCCAATTCCTCAGATTCTCTTCCTCCAGGGACTCAGCATCTAGTTGGAGCTATGTTCTCTGGAGGAGGCAGAAGTGAGAGTTCTCCTGATTCCAAGCGACTTTCCACTTCAgatataaacagcagaaattccAAAAGGGTTAAACTCAGGGATGAAATCCCAGGGGTACATTCTTTAGCTGTGGTCCCTTCAGATAGCTCTTCTATAATAAGCACAAATACACCCTCACAGGGGGTCTGCAACTCGTCAAACCACGTTCAGAATGGAGCAACATTTCCTTGGGCTGATGCTAACGGAACAGCACATTTCAATCTTAGGAATCCAGAGAGAGCAAATGGGTCTGATGGCCTGGTAATAACAGACATTTCAAGTCTAGCTAGTCAAAAGAAGACCTTTGATCCCAGGAAAGAAAATCCCATCGTGTTACTTAGCGACTTTTACTATGGACAGCATAAAGGAGATGGGCAGCCAGAACAGAAGACTCACACCACCTTTAAATGCCTCAGTTGCGTGAAAgttctaaaaaatattaagtttatGAATCACATGAAGCATCATTTGGAGTTTGAGAAGCAGAGGAACGACAGTTGGGAAAACCACACCACCTGCCAGCACTGCCACCGGCAGTTTCCCACTCCCTTCCAGCTACAGTGTCACATTGACAGTGTGCACATCGCCATGGGGCCCTCTGCTGTCTGTAAGATCTGTGAATTGTCATTCGAAACAGATCAGGTCCTCTTACAACACATGAAGGACCATCATAAGCCTGGCGAAATGCCCTATGTGTGCCAGGTTTGCCATTACAGATCATCGGTCTTTGCTGATGTGGAAACACATTTTAGAACGTGCCATGAAAACACAAAGTATTTGCTTTGTCTGTTTTGTCTCAAACTTTTCAAAACTGCGATACCATACATGAATCATTGCTGGAGGCACAGCAGAAGGAGGGTCCTTCGATGTTCCAAGTGCCGACTACAGTTTTTGACGTTGAAGGAGGAAATAGAGCACAAAACCAAGAaccatcaaacatttaaaaagccgGAGCAACTGCAAGGGTTGCCTCGTGAAACGAAAGTTATTATTCAGGCTTCAGCTCAGCCAGGATCAAGTGGTGTGGCTTCCATTATTGTGAGTGACACTGACCCTCCGCCTTCACCTGTAAAAACTAAAACGATGGCTACGAACACTGGAGAttccagactcccttgcagcaAGGATTCTCGCTGA
- the ZNF280B gene encoding zinc finger protein 280B yields the protein MEQSCEEDKEPEPQKNIKETKQVDDEDAELIFVGVEHVNEDAELIFVGVTSNSKPVVSNILNRVTPGSWSRRKKYGHLRKDTADKLQPTSHETLTSEAVTDLPASHLESRSTDSPIIIEPLSKPDYKNSSPQVVPNNSSELPSPLITFTGSLHQPVSAALSVGGINESPHISKRLSTFEVNSINAKRAKLRDGIMEGYSSASSPSDTFHTMNSQQSTPSNNVHTSLSHVQNGAPFPAAFPKDNIHFKPINTNLDRENELTKTDILSLTSQNKTFDPKKENPIVLLSDFYYGQHKGDGQPEQKTHTTFKCLSCVKVLKNVKFMNHVKHHLEFEKQKNDSWENHTTCQHCHRQFPTPFQLQCHIENVHTAQEPSAVCKICELSFETDQVLLQHMKDHHKPGEMPYVCQVCHYRSSVFADVETHFRTCHENTKNLLCPFCLKIFKTATPYMCHYRGHWGKSTHQCSKCRLQFLTFKEKMEHKTQCHQMFKKPKQLEGLPPETKVTIQVSLEPLQPGSVEVASITVSTSDSEPSLPRSKSKISKKSH from the coding sequence ATGGAACAATCATGTGAGGAAGACAAAGAGCCTGAACCACAGAAGAAcataaaagaaaccaaacaagTAGATGACGAAGACGCTGAGCTCATCTTTGTTGGTGTGGAACATGTAAATGAAGATGCTGAGCTAATCTTTGTTGGGGTGACTTCAAATTCAAAACCAGTCGTTTCAAACATTTTGAACAGAGTCACCCCGGGTTCATGGTCAAGGAGAAAAAAGTATGGTCACCTTAGAAAAGATACTGCTGACAAATTGCAGCCTACAAGTCATGAGACCCTTACATCAGAAGCAGTGACCGACCTGCCAGCTTCCCATCTTGAATCGAGATCAACAGATAGTCCTATTATTATTGAGCCTTTGTCTAAACctgattataaaaatagttcACCACAAGTTGTGCCTAATAACTCTTCAGAATTACCTTCTCCTTTGATTACATTCACAGGTTCATTGCATCAGCCAGTAAGTGCAGCACTTTCAGTAGGAGGTATAAATGAAAGTCCTCATATATCAAAGCGACTTTCCACTTTCGAAGTAAACAGCATAAATGCCAAAAGGGCTAAACTCAGGGATGGAATTATGGAAGGATATTCTTCAGCTTCGTCCCCTTCAGATACCTTTCATACAATGAATTCTCAGCAAAGTACGCCCTCAAACAATGTTCATACCTCATTAAGCCATGTTCAGAATGGAGCACCTTTTCCAGCAGCTTTTCCAAAGGACAATATCCATTTCAAGCCTATAAATACAAATCTTGATAGGGAAAATGAATTGACAAAAACAGACATTTTGAGTCTAACAAGTCAAAACAAGACCTTTGATCCCAagaaagaaaatcccattgtgTTACTTAGTGACTTTTACTATGGACAGCATAAAGGAGATGGGCAGCCAGAACAGAAGACTCACACCACCTTCAAATGCCTCAGTTGCGTGAAAGTTCTAAAAAATGTTAAGTTTATGAATCACGTGAAGCATCATTTGGAATTTGAGAAGCAAAAGAACGACAGCTGGGAAAACCACACCACCTGCCAGCACTGCCACCGGCAGTTTCCCACTCCCTTCCAGCTACAGTGTCACATTGAAAATGTCCACACTGCCCAGGAGCCCTCTGCTGTCTGTAAGATCTGTGAATTGTCATTTGAAACAGATCAGGTTCTCTTACAACACATGAAGGACCATCATAAGCCTGGCGAAATGCCCTATGTGTGCCAGGTTTGCCATTACAGATCGTCAGTCTTTGCTGATGTAGAAACACATTTTAGAACGTGCCatgaaaacacaaagaatttGCTTTGTCCCTTTTGtctcaaaattttcaaaacagcAACACCATACATGTGTCATTATAGGGGCCACTGGGGAAAGAGTACACACCAGTGTTCCAAGTGCCGGCTACAGTTTTTAACTTTCAAGGAGAAAATGGAGCACAAGACCCAGTGTCATCAAATGTTTAAGAAGCCTAAGCAACTAGAAGGATTACCTCCTGAAACAAAAGTTACTATTCAAGTGTCACTAGAACCTCTTCAGCCAGGATCAGTAGAAGTAGCATCCATAACTGTGAGCACATCTGACTCCGAACCATCACTCCCCAGGTCTAaaagcaaaatttcaaaaaagtcCCATTAA